Proteins found in one Abyssibius alkaniclasticus genomic segment:
- a CDS encoding UTP--glucose-1-phosphate uridylyltransferase, with amino-acid sequence MTNKVTKAIFPVAGLGTRFLPATKSIPKEIMTLVDRPLIQYAIDEAREAGITEFIFVTARGKSALEDYFDRAPELEAALRLAKKQAQLDELRRTDMDSGAIAYIRQRDPKGLGHAVWCARRLVGDEPFAVILPDDVIAGQTGCLRQMVDAYAETGGNMVAAMKVPPAQISSYGVLAVKSDMGALLPASGMVEKPRAEDAPSDFAAIGRYILRPEVMHTLDSAQAGSGGEIQLTDAIAAQIRDHDNVFGYRFKGQRFDCGSKAGFLQATVAFGLAREDLRDEFGAYLSSLNAASHAAE; translated from the coding sequence ATGACAAACAAGGTTACAAAGGCGATATTTCCGGTTGCCGGGCTAGGCACACGGTTTCTGCCCGCCACAAAATCCATCCCGAAAGAGATCATGACTTTGGTCGACCGCCCGCTCATCCAATACGCCATTGACGAGGCGCGCGAGGCGGGGATTACCGAATTTATTTTCGTTACCGCGCGCGGAAAATCGGCGCTGGAAGATTATTTCGACCGCGCGCCCGAGCTTGAAGCCGCGCTGCGCCTGGCCAAAAAGCAGGCCCAGCTCGATGAGTTGCGCCGCACCGATATGGATAGTGGCGCCATCGCCTATATCCGCCAGCGCGACCCGAAGGGCCTTGGCCATGCGGTGTGGTGTGCGCGGCGGCTGGTGGGTGATGAGCCCTTCGCGGTGATCCTGCCCGATGACGTGATTGCCGGGCAAACCGGCTGTTTGCGCCAGATGGTCGATGCCTATGCCGAAACCGGCGGCAATATGGTCGCCGCCATGAAGGTGCCGCCTGCACAGATTTCCAGCTATGGCGTGCTGGCTGTAAAGTCGGATATGGGCGCGCTTCTGCCCGCCAGTGGCATGGTTGAAAAACCGCGCGCCGAAGACGCACCTTCGGATTTTGCCGCGATCGGGCGCTATATTCTGCGCCCCGAGGTGATGCACACGCTTGATTCGGCACAGGCGGGCAGCGGCGGGGAAATCCAGCTTACCGATGCGATTGCCGCGCAAATTCGTGACCATGACAATGTGTTTGGCTACCGCTTCAAGGGCCAGCGGTTTGATTGCGGCTCCAAAGCCGGGTTCTTGCAGGCGACCGTGGCCTTCGGACTTGCGCGCGAAGATCTGCGCGACGAGTTCGGCGCCTATCTTTCCAGCCTCAACGCGGCCTCGCACGCTGCGGAATAG
- a CDS encoding glycosyltransferase: MRARLLDISRSMSRIGLGPATGIDRVERAYIRAFMDADAPACFLARLAGGYVLLDKAGMARLWPVLQGKALPGTPDIVALLSRKLGPAQRRAQADMRRASFARCLRRGLAPMLARHMPRGFAYVNVGHSNRSAPVWAAMRKAGAGPRIAMLHDTIPLDWPQFSRSGLPERFAQDLRFTADGATGIICNSADTAARAAHWLGRFSLEAPLHVAPLGCDALASPRGAPITTTPAEFVVLGTIEPRKNHALLLDVWDRLAAKPDAPQLHIIGRRGWCNDALFARLDAAIKAGQPVFEHGALEDAALATRLARARALLFPSFAEGFGYPLVEALQMSVPVLCSDLPVFHELAGAHVTYLPADSPQAWLDAITAASHTPPKAPAKFDFPGWDSHFSFIDDLLS; this comes from the coding sequence ATGCGCGCCCGCCTGCTGGATATCAGCCGCAGCATGTCGCGCATCGGGCTTGGCCCGGCCACGGGGATAGACCGGGTCGAGCGCGCCTATATTCGTGCGTTTATGGACGCCGATGCGCCCGCCTGTTTTCTTGCGCGGCTGGCCGGTGGCTACGTGCTGCTTGACAAGGCGGGCATGGCGCGGCTGTGGCCGGTTTTGCAGGGCAAAGCACTGCCCGGCACGCCCGATATTGTGGCGCTTTTGTCGCGCAAGCTTGGCCCCGCACAGCGCCGCGCCCAGGCAGATATGCGGCGCGCCAGCTTTGCGCGTTGCCTGCGGCGCGGGCTTGCGCCGATGCTGGCGCGCCACATGCCAAGGGGTTTTGCCTATGTGAATGTGGGCCATAGCAACCGCAGCGCGCCCGTTTGGGCAGCCATGCGCAAGGCGGGCGCTGGCCCGCGCATTGCCATGCTGCACGATACCATCCCGCTGGACTGGCCCCAGTTCAGCCGTTCGGGCCTGCCCGAGCGTTTTGCACAAGATCTGCGTTTTACGGCGGATGGCGCGACAGGGATCATCTGCAATTCTGCCGATACTGCTGCGCGCGCAGCCCATTGGCTGGGCAGGTTCAGCCTGGAGGCGCCGCTGCATGTCGCGCCCCTCGGTTGTGATGCTCTGGCCAGCCCGCGCGGCGCGCCCATAACCACCACACCCGCCGAATTTGTTGTGCTTGGCACGATCGAGCCGCGCAAGAATCATGCGCTGCTGCTGGATGTCTGGGACAGGCTTGCCGCCAAACCCGATGCGCCGCAGCTTCATATTATCGGGCGGCGCGGCTGGTGCAATGACGCGCTATTTGCGCGGCTCGATGCGGCCATCAAGGCGGGCCAGCCGGTGTTTGAACATGGCGCGCTGGAGGATGCAGCACTTGCCACACGGCTGGCCCGCGCCCGCGCGCTGCTGTTTCCATCCTTTGCCGAAGGTTTTGGCTATCCGCTGGTGGAAGCCCTGCAAATGTCTGTGCCGGTGCTATGCTCTGACCTGCCGGTATTTCACGAACTGGCGGGCGCGCATGTCACCTATCTGCCCGCCGACAGCCCGCAAGCCTGGCTTGACGCGATAACCGCGGCAAGCCATACCCCTCCCAAGGCTCCGGCAAAGTTTGACTTTCCAGGCTGGGACAGCCATTTTTCTTTCATTGACGATTTACTTTCATAA
- a CDS encoding glycosyltransferase family 2 protein, protein MRKHLRAPRRQNGAIYLFCVLRNEERRLPYFVEYYRNLGVEHFFFVDNGSTDGSAAFLEAQEDASIWYTDASYRAAHFGVDWLNHLLTRFGHDNWCLTVDCDELLVYPHHTTRGLRALTEWLDQSHLRALPAMLVDMYPEGPLGQASYQAGQDPLTLLNRYDHANYVYHRDGQHRHLWIQGGPRLRLNFAHQPRLAPALNKIPLVRWRWGCVYISSTHLMLPRAMNVTYDERGGEMISGALLHTKFLPDILERAAEESGRLEHYEGGREYEAYGQTLAADTVLATPESRQYKGWAQLEEDGLISSGGWA, encoded by the coding sequence ATGCGCAAACATCTGCGCGCCCCGCGCCGCCAGAACGGCGCGATCTATCTGTTCTGCGTGCTGCGAAACGAAGAACGGCGTCTGCCTTATTTCGTGGAATACTACCGCAACCTTGGCGTTGAACATTTCTTCTTTGTCGATAATGGCTCAACCGATGGCAGCGCCGCCTTTCTGGAAGCACAGGAAGATGCCTCTATCTGGTATACCGATGCCAGCTACCGCGCGGCGCATTTCGGGGTGGACTGGCTGAACCATCTGCTGACCCGCTTTGGCCATGACAATTGGTGCCTGACGGTCGATTGCGACGAGCTTTTGGTCTATCCGCATCACACAACGCGGGGCTTGCGCGCGCTGACCGAATGGCTCGACCAATCGCATCTGCGCGCCCTGCCCGCGATGCTGGTCGATATGTATCCCGAAGGCCCGCTTGGCCAGGCCAGCTACCAGGCTGGGCAAGACCCGCTGACCCTGCTCAACCGGTATGACCATGCCAATTACGTTTATCACCGCGACGGCCAGCACCGGCATTTGTGGATCCAGGGCGGCCCGCGCCTGCGGCTGAATTTTGCGCATCAGCCAAGGCTGGCACCCGCGCTCAACAAAATTCCGCTGGTGCGCTGGCGCTGGGGCTGTGTCTATATCTCCTCCACCCACCTGATGCTGCCGCGCGCGATGAATGTCACCTATGATGAACGCGGCGGTGAAATGATCAGCGGCGCGCTGCTGCACACCAAATTCCTGCCCGATATTCTGGAGCGCGCGGCCGAGGAAAGCGGCCGGCTGGAGCATTACGAAGGTGGCCGCGAATACGAGGCCTATGGCCAGACGCTTGCCGCCGATACCGTGCTGGCCACGCCGGAATCGCGCCAATACAAGGGCTGGGCGCAGCTGGAGGAAGACGGGTTGATCTCGTCGGGCGGCTGGGCATGA
- a CDS encoding beta-1,6-N-acetylglucosaminyltransferase has product MSVGFSILAHRDLVRVAKLAATLAKSAGPVVLHVDAATPQVEFDRLRATLSAHENILFSPRVRAAWGEFSLVEAQIAAVQTLLARYPALGHICQLSGDSLPTRPLAEFVAFLDAHPDTDFIESVTAGAAHWIKGGLEHERFTLYFPFNWKKRRRLFDMSVALQRRFGVKRKLPEGMVAHIGAQWWVLRSATLRAILSDPRRAEYDAFFKRSWIPDESYFQTLARQHSQKIESRALCYARFDYEGKPVVLYDDHLAGLQNLDSYFARKIWAGADALYTHLLDQTRPALPRQPAQREAFLRHVATVERRRLEGRRGLMMQARHVGPRARYTRDTAVPYLVLQGLDSVFEDLQPWILDQTGQRAMGRIFHPKGALFENDQPVGPGGLTALSVVRDYRPAEFLRNFVWAQRDGLPIFAHDLSDNNKVARIIEADPNARILHVRSAWLLDMMRQPNPDPVALRDQAATALAREKQHLANVLRESSPARALILPLGHVLANPMNILGPVVQLVTHQPAPQTLQPPPMRMPEGLGQFITQLKNAGVNLTYSDDGLDLRSDAKRQRARLLA; this is encoded by the coding sequence ATGAGCGTGGGGTTCTCCATTCTGGCGCATCGCGACCTGGTGCGCGTGGCCAAGCTTGCCGCCACCCTGGCCAAATCCGCCGGCCCGGTGGTGCTGCATGTGGATGCCGCCACCCCCCAGGTGGAATTCGACCGGCTGCGCGCCACGCTATCGGCGCATGAAAACATTCTGTTCAGCCCGCGCGTCCGTGCCGCCTGGGGCGAGTTTTCGTTGGTTGAAGCGCAAATCGCCGCCGTGCAAACCCTGCTGGCGCGCTACCCGGCGCTGGGCCATATCTGCCAGCTATCGGGCGATAGCCTGCCAACCCGCCCATTGGCCGAGTTTGTGGCATTTCTTGACGCGCATCCCGACACCGATTTCATTGAAAGCGTCACCGCCGGCGCCGCGCATTGGATCAAGGGCGGGCTGGAGCATGAACGCTTCACGCTCTACTTCCCCTTCAACTGGAAGAAACGCCGCCGCCTGTTTGATATGTCGGTCGCGCTGCAACGCCGCTTTGGTGTGAAGCGCAAGCTGCCCGAGGGGATGGTGGCGCATATCGGTGCGCAATGGTGGGTGCTGCGCAGCGCAACCCTGCGCGCCATTCTGAGCGACCCGCGCCGCGCGGAATATGATGCATTCTTCAAGCGCAGCTGGATCCCCGATGAATCTTATTTCCAGACACTTGCGCGCCAGCATTCGCAAAAGATCGAATCGCGCGCTTTGTGCTATGCGCGGTTTGACTATGAGGGCAAGCCGGTGGTTCTGTATGACGATCATCTGGCGGGCCTGCAAAACCTCGACAGTTACTTCGCGCGCAAGATCTGGGCCGGGGCCGATGCGCTTTATACCCATCTGCTTGACCAGACCCGTCCGGCACTGCCCCGCCAACCCGCCCAGCGCGAGGCGTTTTTGCGCCATGTGGCCACGGTCGAGCGCCGCCGCCTTGAAGGGCGGCGCGGGCTGATGATGCAGGCCCGCCATGTTGGACCGCGCGCGCGCTATACGCGTGACACGGCCGTGCCCTATCTGGTGCTTCAGGGGCTCGATTCGGTGTTTGAGGATTTGCAGCCCTGGATTCTGGACCAGACCGGCCAGCGCGCAATGGGCCGCATTTTCCACCCCAAAGGCGCATTGTTTGAAAACGACCAGCCGGTTGGCCCCGGCGGGCTGACCGCGCTTTCGGTGGTGCGCGACTATCGCCCGGCCGAATTTCTGCGCAATTTCGTCTGGGCGCAGCGCGATGGTTTGCCGATTTTCGCCCATGATCTGAGCGACAACAACAAGGTGGCCCGCATCATCGAGGCCGATCCGAATGCGCGGATCCTGCATGTCCGCTCGGCCTGGCTGCTTGATATGATGCGCCAGCCCAACCCCGACCCGGTGGCGCTGCGTGATCAGGCCGCCACCGCACTGGCGCGCGAAAAGCAGCATCTGGCAAATGTGTTGCGCGAAAGCAGCCCGGCGCGGGCGTTGATCTTGCCGCTTGGTCACGTGCTGGCCAACCCGATGAACATTCTTGGCCCTGTCGTTCAGCTTGTAACGCATCAGCCCGCGCCTCAGACCCTGCAACCACCCCCCATGCGGATGCCCGAAGGGCTTGGCCAGTTCATCACCCAACTCAAGAATGCCGGCGTCAACCTCACCTATTCCGATGACGGGCTGGATTTGCGCAGCGATGCCAAGCGCCAGCGGGCACGGTTGCTGGCATGA